From the genome of Naumannella halotolerans, one region includes:
- a CDS encoding glycosyltransferase, with product MNSTIHVVPGPREHGVVLHALQLLDQPALASASVRRRIPDPGQFTGPLHLHVTDHLWGPTPGTAADRITALAAGTSIGVTLHDIPDPADPRTTGGSGERDRVAAYRRIADAAQVVVVASKFEAELLRRAGTRGPITVIGLPRAEPRPAPRDPGDRLPQVAMLGFLHPGKGMETVLETLGRLRLDLAVVNLGPIARGHEEYGRRLHELAAAQGTTLQISGWLSDADLLQAARAVAVPVLAHRHMSASGSVGSWWQAGRRPIAVPNPYLSELEESFPQTLELTDDLAGAIAAAWQDPARTWLPAGTKVGAGPAEVAEQLARTLQEAWS from the coding sequence GTGAACTCGACCATCCACGTCGTACCGGGCCCGCGAGAGCATGGCGTCGTCCTGCATGCGTTGCAACTGCTGGACCAGCCGGCCCTGGCCTCGGCCAGCGTGCGGCGCCGGATCCCCGACCCGGGCCAGTTCACCGGTCCGCTCCATCTGCACGTCACCGATCATCTGTGGGGCCCCACCCCGGGTACGGCCGCCGATCGGATCACCGCCCTGGCCGCCGGCACCTCGATCGGCGTCACCCTGCACGACATCCCCGACCCGGCCGATCCGCGGACCACCGGTGGCTCCGGGGAACGGGACCGGGTCGCGGCCTACCGGCGGATCGCCGACGCCGCGCAGGTGGTCGTGGTCGCCAGCAAGTTCGAGGCTGAACTGCTGCGCCGGGCCGGCACCCGGGGCCCGATCACCGTGATCGGGCTTCCGCGCGCCGAGCCCCGACCGGCGCCGAGAGATCCCGGCGACCGACTGCCCCAGGTGGCGATGCTGGGATTCCTGCATCCGGGCAAGGGGATGGAGACCGTTCTCGAAACCCTCGGTCGGCTTCGGCTCGACCTGGCAGTGGTCAATCTGGGGCCGATCGCCCGCGGGCACGAGGAGTACGGTCGCCGACTCCACGAGCTGGCGGCCGCACAGGGGACCACGCTGCAGATCAGCGGCTGGCTGAGTGATGCCGACCTGCTGCAGGCCGCCCGTGCGGTGGCGGTCCCGGTGCTGGCCCATCGCCACATGTCGGCATCGGGATCGGTCGGCAGCTGGTGGCAGGCCGGAAGGCGCCCGATCGCGGTGCCCAATCCGTACCTGAGCGAACTCGAGGAGTCGTTCCCGCAGACCCTGGAACTCACCGACGACCTGGCCGGCGCCATTGCCGCGGCCTGGCAGGACCCTGCGCGTACCTGGTTGCCGGCCGGTACGAAGGTGGGCGCGGGCCCGGCCGAGGTCGCCGAACAGCTGGCCCGGACACTGCAGGAGGCGTGGTCATGA